In the genome of Marispirochaeta sp., one region contains:
- a CDS encoding IS110 family transposase gives MNTVTHIGIDVHKDTYSLCSFNFSAQKSFGQTRIASKSSLVIKYVRKLQKEHPECTVLCGYEAGPTGYGLYRDLAKADIPCVIMAPTTLPKAPGNHIKTDRIDAEELARHLAWGTYSAVHIPTPQDEAVKNYTRLRNTRKKALGRAKQNLLSFLLRHGRCFTEGKNSWTIAHYTWLKGQLFHDEVDQETFTEYLQEVHDQQEKVDRYNQRIEELAALDAYRDRVSRLRCFRGIETHTALSFISEIGDFSRFANSQQFSSFLGLVPKENSSGQRERRGSITKAGNERLRLLLIEGAKSTLRSNIYGKKSKRLLARQKGNDPDVIAYADRANRRLHRVYNNLVARGVHHNKATVAVARELSCFIWGMMNNRIN, from the coding sequence CCACAAAGATACTTACTCGCTGTGTTCATTCAACTTTTCAGCCCAGAAGAGTTTCGGGCAAACCAGAATCGCCAGCAAGAGCTCTCTGGTGATCAAATATGTACGAAAACTACAAAAGGAACATCCTGAGTGTACAGTACTCTGCGGTTATGAAGCAGGTCCAACCGGATACGGACTCTACCGGGATTTGGCGAAAGCAGATATCCCCTGTGTGATTATGGCCCCGACTACGTTGCCGAAAGCACCAGGCAATCACATAAAAACAGACAGGATAGATGCTGAAGAACTGGCCAGACACCTGGCGTGGGGGACCTACAGTGCCGTGCATATACCGACGCCACAAGATGAAGCGGTAAAAAATTATACACGGCTGAGAAATACCCGGAAAAAGGCTCTAGGACGAGCAAAACAGAACCTGTTGTCCTTTCTACTGCGTCATGGACGATGTTTCACCGAGGGAAAAAATTCTTGGACAATTGCCCACTATACATGGCTGAAGGGGCAACTGTTTCATGATGAGGTCGACCAGGAAACGTTTACTGAATATCTGCAGGAAGTACACGACCAACAGGAAAAGGTAGACCGCTATAATCAGCGGATCGAAGAGTTGGCCGCCTTGGATGCCTACCGAGACCGGGTATCGAGACTTCGCTGTTTCAGGGGAATAGAGACGCATACGGCATTATCGTTTATTTCAGAGATTGGGGACTTCTCCCGGTTTGCAAACTCACAGCAGTTCTCCTCGTTTCTGGGCCTGGTTCCCAAGGAGAACTCCAGTGGTCAGAGAGAACGGCGAGGGAGTATCACAAAGGCCGGGAATGAACGTTTACGGCTCCTGCTTATCGAAGGAGCCAAATCAACCCTGCGAAGCAATATCTATGGAAAGAAATCAAAGCGTCTCCTGGCGAGACAGAAAGGAAATGATCCGGATGTCATTGCGTATGCTGACAGGGCTAACAGGAGATTGCACAGAGTGTACAATAATCTTGTTGCTCGCGGTGTGCATCACAACAAGGCGACCGTCGCTGTTGCCAGAGAGTTATCCTGCTTCATCTGGGGGATGATGAACAATAGAATCAACTAA
- a CDS encoding MCP four helix bundle domain-containing protein: MRLSLAARIFFSFFILILLLVISSLFGIYALGRMNSNLNHIVDYTSSRIQQSEKVRSHVLDIIRMQKNLLLSESAYEQQEFLKDIDTDMM, translated from the coding sequence ATGCGCTTAAGCCTGGCCGCCAGAATCTTTTTCAGTTTTTTTATTTTGATCCTGTTACTGGTCATTTCATCACTGTTTGGTATTTACGCCCTTGGGCGCATGAATAGCAATCTCAATCATATTGTGGACTACACATCTTCCCGGATTCAGCAATCTGAGAAGGTTCGTTCCCATGTACTTGACATCATCCGGATGCAAAAAAACCTTTTACTCTCCGAATCCGCTTATGAACAACAGGAATTTCTCAAGGATATAGACACTGATATGATGTGA